GTCAACTGATGAGCCTGTGGAAGGTAGACGATTTTGGCACGAGTGACCTGATGCAGGGGTACTATGAACGGTTGATGGACGGAGCTGGACGCAGTGAAGCGCTGCGGGATATTCAGCGAGAGTTGCAATCGACAGGGGCTTACGGTCATCCTTACTATTGGGCTGGATTTATCGCGTCGGGCAATTGGCGCGCTATGGAGGGAGGGGAATGAAAGCACCGGAGCGCTATTGGCGACTGCTGCGCCTAACCATGCAGGGTCAGCGGCGGGTGGAGGAGTTGCCGCCTTGCCGTCATTGTCTGGAGGCCTACTGTCTGGAGGCCTACTGTCTGAAGACCCAACGTCTGGAGACCCAAGGCCTGGGGGCGGAGGCGGTACCAAGTGATGCTGTTGTGCAGCGCCAGTTGCAAACCCTGATGCAGACGGCTGAGGAGATGGTGTCTGTTTTGGCAGAAGGCTGCTTGCGCTGCTACATTTCCTACGAAATCGATCGCACCTG
Above is a window of Leptolyngbya sp. CCY15150 DNA encoding:
- a CDS encoding CHAT domain-containing protein gives rise to the protein QLMSLWKVDDFGTSDLMQGYYERLMDGAGRSEALRDIQRELQSTGAYGHPYYWAGFIASGNWRAMEGGE